A window of Pan paniscus chromosome 16, NHGRI_mPanPan1-v2.0_pri, whole genome shotgun sequence genomic DNA:
AACGTATATTCTGTCTTAGAGATGCTAGGACGAACTGTCTTTAGAATGAAGGCTGCCCCATGACAGGAAGCAAGGTTTTAAGGTTACTTGACTGAGAGACTCCTCATACCCTTTCCCCTCTTGGGGGTTCCAGACTCACTGAGCTAACTTTCTGGTAACTGGGCTTCCCAAGGGGTAGCCCAAACTGCCTTGATCTATTGATGCAGAAATTCAGTTCTGCttgacagttttatttctctgtgcAAATTAATACCTAGCCTTCTGGGGTTTGTACATAGGCCTTTATTCTGGTCAAATGCCAGACCTGCAAAGGGAGTCGGATCCACTCACTGAACCAGTGAAACTGGGTTTTGGAGCCAGAGGTCTGGGAACCATGTCCCTCAAAACAGCCAAAGGTATCCATCTTTAGCAGAACTACCTTGTACCAGTTAATCTGCAATAAGTGACTAGGGAGAGAATGAAGGGAAGATCTAGCTAGACAGGGTAGACAAGACTCCAGGGTATAGCCAGGAAAGGGAGTCCTCCTGAAGCCTTTGCCTCATCTTAGGCACTTCCTCCTTCAGGAAGCTTTCCTTGATCCTTGCTCTGCCCAGGCTGCGGTAGGTACCCTCATGTGCACTTTTCATGGCACTAACTAGTCACACTGGGCAGGGAGCATTTGTCTACTTGTCACAACATATCTGAGCTTTTGGAAAATAAGGATAATGTCTTATTTGTCTTTGTAGCTCAGGGGCCTGGTGCAGAGTAGGTACTCAGTTAATGTTTCTTGAGTGCATGACTTGGCTGAATGAATGACGGAGACAGAATGGATTGATTAAAGACAAGAGAGGGTGGACTGTAAGCCCCCCAGGATAGAAACCCCGACTGCCTTGTGGTGTACTactccccagtgcccagcacagtgcctagcagaaTCAATGCCCAAAGTGTTCCCGATATGCTGATCGAGGGTCAGATCCCACTTGCCTCTTCTCGAAGATTCTCTACCTGACCACTTCTCTCCTTGCTGCCGCTGGCTAGCACAGAACATCCAGTCCCCGCTGCTGTACTAAGCAAAACGGAACCGGGTGGCACCTAGACTTGTTCCCTGTCGCTGCAGATGTAGAGTAGTGTCTTTCCCTCCTTCCAAGCTAGTCGCCCAGGGCAGGGTCGCCCTGTCTGGCTAGGGTGCTGCACCCGCAGCTCTCGGTATCTTAGGTCAGACGCCTGGAACGCGCAGGCCGTTTCTGTTCCTCCGGAAAACAATCTCTGAGCTGGGCCACGACCCGTCCCTGCGGAGCAGGAGTGGGGAATGGGAAGGTGGGAAGGCGAGTCCGCGACTCTGCTCCCCAACCCCAGCTGGCGCGGCGGTTTTCCAcgcacccccctccccccaccccgatCTCCCGATCCTGGCTCTGGCGCGGTGCTCCTTGCAGCCCCACGCTTTGCAAACTTTCGGAGTTTTACTCCATTTGCGTCACGGAAAAGGCAGGAGGATGACGGAGTCCAGGAAGCGAGGCAGCGGCAGCTGGCAAGCTCCCCCGCCGGGCGCTCCAACCACGGGGGCGTGAGGTGTCTCCCGGCGAGGGCGGACAGgcggagggagaggaggggaggtggCGGTCCCAGGGACCAGCCCCGGAGGCTCTCGGGCCCCCTCGTTCCTGGGTCGTTTCCTCACTCTCGCCTCCCGGACTGAGCGCCAGCGAGCGAGGGCGCTGGCCAGCTGGGAAGCCGCGCGGAGGAGTAGGCGGGGGCTCGGCTGCAGCGCCCCGGGCCCGCGGGAGGGCGGAGCTGGCCGTCCCTGCCCCGCCGGGACGCACGGAAGTGCAGCGGAGTTTGCCCGATTCTCCAGCCtgcttccccctccctcctccctctccccacccctcacctcccctTTGGCGATCCCCTCCTTCCTCAGGACGCCACCTCCCGGAATCGCCTTTTTGTTTTGGAGCTGCCTTCTCGCTGGCGGAGCGGAGGGTCTGCGAGCGCCGGGGAAGGCAGGCTGGGGGCGCAGCCCGCCCCCCACTGGCCGGGCCCCGCAGGGCGGAGAGGAGGACGGACGGACAGACGGCTGGCCGCGCCATCTGCTCGCCGGAGCTCACTCTCCAAACTCCAAACTGTTgagtgtgtgcgtgcacgcgAGGGTGGTGATCGGGGGTCGTAAGTCCCGGGTGAGGAACCGGTTTCTGCTGGGGTTACCTTTGGACGGGGTTCCTGGGATTCAGAGCAGGGTCAGCGTCAGGCTCAGAAACTGCTGAGGAATTAGGCAAACAAAAGAGACCACTCAGCGAGTGGCTAGAAGTCGCCCGACAGCCTCGTCGCGCCCCCTCCTTCCTCCGGGGTTGGAGCTGGCCACTTCTGGGGCGGGGAGAGGGCGCCCGAGCCGGCGGGGGCTCCGGCTGCGCAGCCGGGGTCGAAGAGTTGGCGGCCTGTTGTGTAAGCCTCAGTCCTTGTTTTCCCGGCCTGGCTCGTTGTGAAGCCGGACACATCCACCCTTGGACTCGATTCAGGCGGCTGCTGCTTTTCTCCTTGCCCCTCTTGGATTTTCCGGATTTTTGAAAACCCAGTGGCCCAGGagcaagaggaggaaggaggaaggggcagATCTGCAGAGGAATGTGAGAGCCTCCCAAAGCGAGAGCCGCCAAAAGAATCTGGGAGCCAGAGGGACAGCCGAGCCCTGCCCGGGTTTCTGGAATGGTGGTTTCAGAGTGAGTCTCTTCTATTTTAGAACGTTGTTCCAGTAGAAAGTGTCGAATTTTTCCCCTCGCAGGGCAGATTTCTCCAGGTCACTTGACTTTTCTTCTGGGAGTAGGAGTTAGGAGAGACTCCCCTCTAACCCCCCAGAGGCTGCTAAGGGAGGAGGAGACTGTGGACATGAGCCCTCCCTGCTCACAAGCATATGCCCGGAGACCTGATAGGGCAGTTTCTGGGCCATGGACATTGCTTTGAAGAGCGGGAGACTGGACAGCATCTGTGGGTGCTGAGACCCCACCTTAGGACCTGAGAGATTGAACTGTGTAAGCGCCATTCAGCTGCGAGTGCATTCTTGGACTGCCTTGTGAGCATCCCCGGTCTGGGCAGGACCCTCTCCTTCCCATCTTTCTATACCACCCAGCCCAGCCATGGCACTGAAAGGCCGAGCCCTCTATGACTTTCACAGTGAGAACAAGGAGGAAATCAGCATCCAGCAGGATGAGGACCTGGTCATCTTTAGCGAGACCTCACTGGATGGCTGGCTGCAGGGCCAGAACAGCCGTGGGGAGACAGGGCTCTTTCCTGCCTCTTATGTGGAGATCGTCCGTTCTGGCATCAGCACCAACCATGCTGACTACTCCAGCAGCCCTGCAGGCTCTCCCGGAGCCCAGGTGAGCTTGTACAACAGCCCCAGTGTGGCCAGCCCAGCTAGGAGTGGCGGGGGCAGTGGCTTCCTCTCAAACCAGGGTAGCTTCgaggaggatgatgatgatgactggGATGACTGGGATGACGGATGCACAGTGGTGGAGGAGCCACGGGCTGGTGGGCTGGGCACCAACGGGCACCCTCCCCTCAACCTCTCCTACCCTGGTGCCTACCCCAGCCAGCACATGGCCTTCCGGCCCAAGCCACCACTGGAGCGGCAGGACAGCCTGGCATCTGCCAAGCGAGGCAGTGTGGTGGGCCGTAACCTCAACCGTTTCTCATGCTTTGTGCGTTCTGGAGTGGAGGCCTTCATCCTGGGTGATGTGCCCATGATGGCCAAGATCGCTGAGACATACTCCATTGAAATGGGCCCTCGTGGCCCCCAGTGGAAGGCCAATCCCCACCCATTTGCCTGCTCTGTGGAGGACCCCACAAAACAGACCAAATTCAAGGGCATCAAAAGCTACATCTCCTACAAGCTCACACCCACCCATGCTGCCTCACCCGTCTACCGGCGCTACAAACACTTTGACTGGCTCTATAACCGCCTGCTACACAAGTTCACTGTCATCTCGGTGCCCCACCTGCCTGAGAAGCAGGCCACTGGCCGCTTCGAGGAGGACTTCATCGAAAAGCGGAAGCGGAGACTCATCCTCTGGATGGACCACATGACCAGCCACCCTGTGCTCTCCCAGTACGAAGGCTTCCAGCATTTCCTCAGCTGCCTGGATGACAAGCAGTGGAAGATGGGCAAACGCCGGGCGGAGAAGGATGAGATGGTGGGTGCCAGCTTCCTGCTTACCTTCCAGATCCCCACCGAGCACCAGGACCTGCAGGACGTGGAAGATCGCGTGGACACTTTCAAGGCCTTCAGTAAGAAGATGGACGACAGCGTCCTGCAGCTCAGCACTGTGGCATCAGAGCTGGTGCGTAAACATGTGGGGGGCTTCCGCAAGGAATTCCAGAAGCTGGGCAGTGCCTTCCAGGCCATCAGTCATTCCTTCCAGATGGACCCCCCCTTTTGCTCTGAGGCCCTCAACAGTGCCATTTCTCACACGGGCCGTACCTATGAAGCCATCGGGGAGATGTTTGCTGAGCAGCCCAAGAATGACCTCTTCCAGATGCTGGACACACTGTCTCTCTACCAGGGCCTGCTCTCCAACTTCCCTGACATCATCCATCTACAAAAAGGTAAGGCCCAGTGCAGGCAGGAAACTCATCCTGAGTCTGGCTCTCTGCTGGGCCCTGGGGAGATGGGGATGGCCTGGATAGAATGGAGCAACTTGTCTTTATTTCTCTGTCTcaatcattcatttaacaaatgtgttgggctgggcacggtggcttacgcttgtaatctcagcactttgggaggttgaagtaggaggatcacttgggcccaggaggttgagactacagtgagcccgattgtgccactgcactccagcctgggtgacagagtgagaccctgtctctaaaacaaacaaacaaacaaacaaacaaacaaacgtgtTGAATATCAACTCTGTGTCTGTGGCAAATGTGCTTCTAGGTGCAGGGATATTGTTGTGCACAGGCCTggtctctgtcctcatggagcttgaTATTTACCTTCTTGtcagttcattcattttctctgtttgcaTCTCGTTCATCCATCATGCATGGTGTCATGCTGGGTTCTGAGAACACATAGATGACCAGGCCCCAGGCCTTGCCCTTGAGGAGCCGGTAGGCCCTTGGGAGACACAGACCCAACCCAGATAACAAGAGCTCAGAGTGGGGGCCTGTCTTGTGCTCCTTGCAAGTTAACCTCCCCACCTTTGCAGCTTTGGAAGCTACTCTCACCACTGTGTATTCTCTTTATGAGCGTCTTGTCTGTGTGCAGGAAGATCCctgtccccattttgcagatgaag
This region includes:
- the SNX33 gene encoding sorting nexin-33; its protein translation is MALKGRALYDFHSENKEEISIQQDEDLVIFSETSLDGWLQGQNSRGETGLFPASYVEIVRSGISTNHADYSSSPAGSPGAQVSLYNSPSVASPARSGGGSGFLSNQGSFEEDDDDDWDDWDDGCTVVEEPRAGGLGTNGHPPLNLSYPGAYPSQHMAFRPKPPLERQDSLASAKRGSVVGRNLNRFSCFVRSGVEAFILGDVPMMAKIAETYSIEMGPRGPQWKANPHPFACSVEDPTKQTKFKGIKSYISYKLTPTHAASPVYRRYKHFDWLYNRLLHKFTVISVPHLPEKQATGRFEEDFIEKRKRRLILWMDHMTSHPVLSQYEGFQHFLSCLDDKQWKMGKRRAEKDEMVGASFLLTFQIPTEHQDLQDVEDRVDTFKAFSKKMDDSVLQLSTVASELVRKHVGGFRKEFQKLGSAFQAISHSFQMDPPFCSEALNSAISHTGRTYEAIGEMFAEQPKNDLFQMLDTLSLYQGLLSNFPDIIHLQKGAFAKVKESQRMSDEGRMAQDEADGIRRRCRVVGFALQAEMNHFHQRRELDFKHMMQNYLRQQILFYQRVGQQLEKTLRMYDNL